In Haematobia irritans isolate KBUSLIRL chromosome 1, ASM5000362v1, whole genome shotgun sequence, a genomic segment contains:
- the LOC142232956 gene encoding uncharacterized protein LOC142232956 has protein sequence MSEEMNSLTMTRGRLKGSITRTLAFAQVPSAETTYDDVVSRLERLEEVWQAFVKLTDDLYKFKDVETFADPEADFASYEEKYLSARGKLCALKSQYAPALNESTANSGAIAKLADQQAAFLEKLSTTSHPKENDLPRINIPFFTGTYKDWPSFKDLFESAIGSKGISNIQKFHYLKSLLKEDAARLIQHIPVTETAFQTTWTRLNDRYDRPKQIVTSFIEAFMALPSISTENAATMRKISDGANEIIRGLDAIGKDERDWWLIYLLLSKLDPESKSKWIRESRDNPLPTINDFFEFLDNRCEEVELCAKKQAHQSKHSHSGKSQGNHTKCLVSTKAKPSCLLCKCPDHSIFTCPTFLQKDINERRHFVKESALCYNCLRQGHVVSNCASKGRCKQCHRRHHSLLHLPSNEHEPTYLPGQVSESSPPESPSSSNNTASANIQWSTTANIACPISLPSLPSSSKHYTASKLSFITESCAQRLGLQRYPSKIIVNGISSIKAETTRGLCQIFVRSRISEQSINAKVHVLPKITTSLPGYSFENKIKNQLMDLPLADPTYNISSQIDILFGLEHIWNIFTFNKRIDSQGNTIAISTIFGWVVTCAETEQIYNQTTTLVTTVDIDRCLRSFWELEETEHHTKADPDNIFVETHFQTTHSRASDGKYVVQLPFKNEKPIFGNTLNGALSRFYAVERRLQRNPAIRDKYIGFMRDYEKLGHMRKLKPHEINVTDGRVFYLPHHPVLGEKIRVVFDGSFQDSNGVSLNNNLHIGPSIQRDLFAVCLRFRFHRYVFSADIVKMFRQIWISEHHKNYQRIVWRESPLHEVQHYILCTVTYGTSCAPYLSVRVLEQLAYDYKSKFPIASKVVMEDFYVDDVITGAQTEEEIVFIRDNLVNLLAQAGLELRKWVSNCVSISDSTQDQLFFAAPEKDVKKVLGIFWRPSSDQLGYHIELNKNPVATKRQVLSDVSRIFDPMGLLSPVVIQFKILLRELWSHKLSWDEPLPENLTRQWTTFRQDLISIQDFTLPRYILNDVTKLELQGFSDASIHAYSAAVYCRFVDDTGHTHVKLIAAKTRVAPIKQKSLPCLELCGALILSRLLKRIKEALPHKSIDIRAWCDSTIVLCWLSQPPIKLKTFEANRTSEILEILPRKFWNHVASKENPADCASRGMPVSTLRCFDLWWKGPQWLRDPFQISNMNNCSNSFDVVTDPDALSAFKLSSKVLVSTVNDYNPLHELVHRISKWNKLIRVVAYIFKFINATRYPHQIKSPNISFNNFKHAELILTKYAQDAFSEERTLLQSKRLVSTTSSLAKLHPFIDGSGLLRVGGRLRNSELDNASKYPIILPKCSRITKLILQNLHEKNLHPGVSALFVIARQTYWIIGARNLIRNLTHNCLKCFRQRQINTQQLMADLPSIRVRQAFPFENTGCDYAGPIILKQYSIRNAKKSKGYICLFVCLVTSAIHLELATDLSTDCFIAALKRFISRRGKCKKIFSDNGRNFLGASRELNEMHKVILSQTHNEIVSASLAEDGIQWTFIPPFAPHWGGMWESAVRSVKLHLKRVIGNTELTFEQMHTLLAQVEAVVNSRPLGTVPDTDCEYLSPAHFLIGRPYTTVPEGDLVNLTPNRLGYWQHVKNMFQGFWRRWHQEYLTSLQQRPKWNRPQPNLAVGDVVVVKEKNLPPSKFLLAKVIETYPGIDGNVRAVKLKTQCGEMTRPISTLLQQLCHFNSLMLTVIQQANEMDNNNNATKALMRYLNVTPEYFRRMTIGMDFVKTTGGLVR, from the exons ATGTCGGAAGAAATGAATTCCTTGACGATGACCAGAGGTCGCTTGAAAGGCTCAATTACTCGTACTTTGGCGTTTGCTCAGGTTCCATCCGCAGAAACAACTTACGATGATGTGGTTAGCCGCTTGGAGCGTTTGGAAGAGGTTTGGCAAGCGTTTGTAAAATTAACAGACGATTTATACAAATTCAAAGATGTGGAAACTTTTGCGGACCCGGAGGCTGATTTTGCAAGCTACGAAGAGAAATACCTTTCAGCGCGTGGTAAACTGTGTGCTTTAAAATCACAATATGCTCCTGCTTTGAATGAAAGTACAGCCAACTCGGGAGCAATAGCAAAGTTGGCAGATCAACAGGCTgcatttttggaaaaactttcaacGACTAGCCATCCTAAAGAAAATGATTTACCTCGCATAAATATTCCATTTTTTACAGGGACATACAAAGATTGGCCAAGTTTTAAAGATCTTTTTGAGAGCGCTATAGGATCAAAAGGAATATCAAATATTCAAAAGTTTCATTACCTGAAGTCGCTACTCAAAGAAGATGCCGCAAGATTAATACAACATATTCCGGTTACCGAAACTGCTTTTCAAACAACTTGGACAAGGCTCAATGATAGGTATGATCGCCCTAAGCAAATTGTTACTTCTTTCATAGAAGCATTTATGGCCCTACCATCAATATCGACGGAAAATGCTGCAACCATGAGAAAAATATCTGACGGGGCAAATGAAATAATTCGTGGTCTTGATGCTATAGGTAAAGATGAAAGAGATTGGTGGTTAATCTATTTATTGTTATCTAAACTTGATCCTGAATCAAAGAGCAAGTGGATTCGTGAGAGTCGAGATAATCCACTTCCTACCATTAACGATTTTTTTGAATTCTTAGACAATCGCTGCGAAGAGGTTGAATTGTGTGCAAAGAAACAGGCCCATCAATCCAAGCACAGTCATTCAGGCAAGTCACAAGGTAACCATACAAAATGTCTGGTGAGTACTAAAGCAAAACCCAGCTGTTTATTGTGCAAGTGTCCCGACCATTCAATCTTTACATGTCCCACATTTCTGCAAAAAGATATTAATGAGCGCCGTCACTTCGTAAAAGAATCTGCACTATGTTATAATTGTCTCAGACAGGGTCATGTGGTTTCCAACTGTGCATCAAAAGGTAGATGCAAGCAATGTCATCGAAGACATCATTCACTCCTACATCTTCCGAGTAATGAACATGAACCTACATATTTACCCGGTCAAGTTTCGGAGTCTTCACCCCCTGAATCACCGTCTTCTTCTAATAATACAGCTAGTGCCAATATTCAGTGGTCCACTACCGCTAACATTGCATGTCCCATTTCGTTACCTTCACTTCCATCTAGTAGTAAACATT ATACCGCTTCAAAGctgtcttttatcactgagagtTGTGCTCAACGTCTAGGCCTTCAAAGATATCCctcaaaaataattgtaaatggTATTTCATCAATTAAAGCCGAGACAACTCGGGGTTTATGTCAAATATTCGTACGTTCACGCATATCTGAGCAATCGATTAACGCCAAGGTACATGTTCTGCCTAAAATAACTACATCTCTTCCTGGCTACAGCTTTGAAAATAAGATCAAAAATCAACTTATGGATTTGCCTCTTGCTGACCCCACATACAACATTTCGTCAcagattgatattttatttggcCTAGAACATATTTGGAACATTTTCACATTCAACAAACGTATTGATTCACAGGGCAATACTATtgcaatttcaacaatttttggatgggttgTAACTTGTGCTGAGACAGAGCAAATTTACAACCAAACTACTACACTTGTTACCACCGTGGATATTGATCGTTGCCTTCGAAGCTTTTGGGAACTAGAAGAAACTGAACACCATACTAAAGCCGatccagataacatttttgtagagACGCACTTTCAAACCACTCACTCGCGTGCAAGTGATGGTAAGTACGTAGTTCAGTTgccctttaaaaatgaaaaaccaaTATTTGGAAATACACTAAATGGTGCGCTATCTCGATTCTATGCTGTCGAAAGAAGGCTTCAACGAAATCCAGCAATTCGAGATAAGTATATTGGTTTTATGCGAGATTATGAAAAATTGGGACATATGCGTAAACTCAAACCTCATGAGATTAATGTTACTGATGGTAGAGTTTTTTATCTACCCCATCATCCAGTTTTGGGAGAAAAAATTAGAGTCGTGTTTGATGGCTCATTTCAAGATTCCAACGGTGTATCGCTTAATAATAACTTGCACATTGGGCCAAGTATACAACGGGACTTATTTGCTGTTTGTTTGAGATTTCGTTTCCACAGGTATGTTTTCTCAGCCGatatagtaaaaatgttcagACAAATATGGATATCTGAACATCACAAAAATTATCAACGTATTGTATGGAGAGAGTCGCCGTTACACGAGGTACAACATTACATTTTATGCACGGTTACATATGGCACATCTTGTGCGCCATATCTTTCAGTACGAGTGTTGGAGCAGTTAGCCTATGATTATAAATCCAAGTTCCCCATTGCATCGAAGGTGGTAATGGAGGACTTTTATGTAGATGATGTTATTACCGGGGCACAAACGGAAGAAGAAATCGTTTTCATACGTGACAATTTGGTAAATCTACTAGCCCAAGCAGGCCTGGAACTAAGGAAATGGGTTTCAAATTGCGTGAGTATATCAGATAGTACACAAGATCAATTGTTTTTTGCAGCTCCCGAAAAGGATGTAAAAAAGGTGCTCGGTATTTTTTGGAGACCATCGTCAGATCAACTGGGGTATCATATAGAACTCAACAAAAATCCAGTCGCAACAAAAAGGCAGGTACTATCTGATGTATCACGTATATTTGATCCCATGGGTTTATTATCTCCTGTggtaatacaatttaaaattctacTAAGAGAACTATGGTCACACAAGCTATCGTGGGATGAACCACTTCCTGAAAATCTTACACGTCAATGGACTACATTTcgacaagatttaatttctattcaaGATTTTACACTTCCACGATACATTTTGAATGATGTTACAAAATTGGAGCTGCAAGGTTTCTCGGATGCTTCCATACACGCATACTCTGCCGCAGTTTATTGTCGATTCGTAGACGACACTGGTCATACTCATGTCAAACTCATTGCTGCTAAAACAAGGGTAGCTCCCATCAAACAAAAATCGTTGCCGTGTCTTGAATTATGCGGAGCTCTTATTTTATCTCGTCTACTCAAAAGAATAAAAGAAGCCTTGCCACACAAATCAATTGATATACGAGCTTGGTGTGATTCAACAATTGTTTTGTGTTGGCTATCTCAACCACCCATTAAGTTAAAGACATTCGAAGCCAACAGAACAtcagaaatattggaaatattgccACGTAAGTTTTGGAATCATGTTGCCTCTAAAGAAAATCCGGCAGACTGTGCCTCAAGAGGGATGCCTGTATCAACACTTCGTTGCTTTGATCTTTGGTGGAAGGGCCCACAATGGCTGAGGGACCCATTCCAAATCAGTAATATGAATAACTGTTCTAATTCATTTGATGTAGTTACAGATCCTGACGCCCTTTCTGCTTTTAAACTTTCTTCAAAAGTTCTGGTCTCAACAGTGAATGACTATAATCCACTACATGAATTGGTACACCGCATTTCGAAATGGAATAAACTCATACGTGTCGTAGCCTACATCTTCAAGTTCATCAATGCCACTAGATATCCACACCAAATAAAATCGCCGAATATTTCGTTCAACAACTTTAAACACGCCGAACTGATTCTGACAAAGTATGCCCAAGATGCCTTTAGCGAAGAGCGCACGCTATTACAAAGTAAACGCCTAGTAAGTACAACATCTTCATTAGCAAAACTACACCCCTTCATAGACGGCAGCGGCTTGTTACGGGTAGGTGGGCGCCTACGTAACTCAGAACTAGACAATGCTTCAAAATATCCAATAATCTTGCCAAAATGTAGCCGAATAACCAAATTGATTTTACAAAACCTTCATGAGAAAAATCTGCATCCCGGAGTATCGGCCTTATTTGTTATTGCCCGTCAAACCTATTGGATTATTGGTGCAAGAAATCTGATTCGAAATCTGACTCATAATTGCCTCAAATGTTTTCGACAACGACAAATTAATACACAACAGTTAATGGCAGATTTACCATCCATCCGGGTACGTCAAGCGTTTCCCTTTGAAAATACTGGTTGCGACTATGCAGGCCcaataattttaaaacaatactCAATACGAAATGCAAAGAAATCTAAAGGGTATATCTGTTTATTTGTATGCCTAGTCACCTCCGCCATACATTTGGAACTCGCCACTGATTTAAGCACCGATTGTTTTATTGCCGCTTTAAAAAGATTTATATCGCGAAgaggaaaatgtaaaaaaatctttagtgacaatggaagaaattttcttgGGGCATCTCGAGAATTAAACGAGATGCACAAAGTAATTTTGTCGCAAACTCATAACGAAATTGTCTCCGCATCTTTAGCCGAAGACGGTATACAATGGACGTTTATTCCTCCATTTGCACCCCACTGGGGTGGAATGTGGGAGTCGGCGGTTCGATCGGTTAAGTTGCATCTTAAACGAGTTATTGGAAATACAGAATTAACATTCGAGCAGATGCACACTCTATTGGCTCAGGTGGAAGCCGTAGTTAATTCAAGACCCTTAGGCACTGTTCCAGATACAGATTGCGAATACCTTTCGCCGGCTCATTTTCTTATTGGCAGGCCTTATACAACTGTCCCCGAAGGAGATCTGGTCAACCTCACACCAAACAGACTTGGATATTGGCAGcatgtaaaaaatatgtttcaagGTTTCTGGCGACGTTGGCATCAAGAATATTTAACTTCTCTGCAACAGCGACCAAAATGGAATAGACCTCAACCAAATCTAGCAGTTGGAGATGTTGTTGTAGTCAAAGAAAAGAATTTACCTCCCTCCAAATTTCTACTGGCAAAAGTGATCGAAACATATCCCGGTATAGATGGCAATGTAAGAGCTGTAAAACTTAAAACGCAATGCGGAGAAATGACACGTCCTATTTCTACCTTG TTGCAGCAACTATGCCATTTTAACAGTTTAATGTTGACAGTAATACAACAAGCAAATGAAatggacaacaacaacaatgcaacAAAGGCCTTAATGCGATATCTGAATGTAACGCCAGAATACTTTAGAAGAATGACAATAGGAATGGATTTTGTGAAGACAACCGGTGGTCTA GTAAGATGA